The Humulus lupulus chromosome 3, drHumLupu1.1, whole genome shotgun sequence genome window below encodes:
- the LOC133824590 gene encoding NADPH-dependent aldehyde reductase-like protein, chloroplastic, whose product MATPTETQQNPSSFPLQDRVAIVTGASRGIGRAIALHLASLGARLVINYSSNSAQAELVVTEINTSSSSSSTTPRAVAVQADVSDPDQVKSLFDSAEKFFNVQPHILVNSAGVLDPKYPSISNASIEDFDLTFSVNTRGAFLCLREAANRLKRGGGGRIISLSSSMVGGLKPGFGTYAASKAAVETMIKILAKELKGTGITANCVAPGPIATEMFFLGKSEDVIKKLVDECPMGRLGEVKDVAPVVGFLAGDGSEWVNGQVIRANGGYV is encoded by the exons ATGGCTACACCAACTGAAACCCAACAAAACCCTTCATCATTCCCACTCCAAGACCGAGTTGCCATAGTTACCGGAGCCTCTCGCGGAATCGGCCGAGCCATCGCTCTCCATCTAGCCTCACTCGGCGCCCGTCTCGTCATCAATTACAGCTCCAACTCAGCTCAAGCCGAACTCGTAGTCACCGAGATCAACacctcatcatcttcttcttcgaCGACCCCTCGAGCCGTCGCGGTCCAAGCCGACGTGTCCGATCCCGACCAAGTCAAGTCCCTCTTCGATTCGGCTGAGAAGTTCTTCAATGTCCAACCTCATATTCTGGTCAATTCCGCCGGAGTACTCGATCCAAAATACCCTTCCATTTCCAACGCCTCCATTGAAGACTTTGATCTCACTTTCAG TGTGAATACAAGAGGGGCGTTCTTGTGCCTAAGAGAGGCAGCAAATAGGTTGAAGCGCGGAGGTGGGGGTCGGATCATATCGTTATCTTCGTCCATGGTGGGGGGCCTGAAGCCGGGCTTTGGCACGTACGCAGCCTCTAAGGCGGCGGTGGAGACAATGATCAAGATACTTGCAAAGGAGCTGAAGGGGACGGGGATCACGGCAAACTGCGTGGCACCGGGGCCAATCGCGACGGAGATGTTCTTTTTGGGGAAGAGCGAGGATGTTATTAAGAAATTGGTGGATGAGTGTCCGATGGGAAGGCTTGGAGAGGTCAAGGATGTGGCGCCTGTGGTGGGATTCTTGGCTGGTGATGGGAGTGAGTGGGTTAATGGGCAAGTGATTCGTGCAAATGGGGGATATGTTTAG